CATTCAtggcttataaataaaacaatgctgAGCCAAACccagagggagtgtgtgtgtgtctgtgtgtaggaGTGATACCTGTGTGGTGATTTTTGGGTGTGTGTAAGCATGCTGGTGTTCAAATGTTTGACGAGAGGCTAAAAGGGTGCCGTAAATCATCAGACttacttaaaaggatagttcgtgcaataattcaaattaacccctaatttactcacccttaagccatccttggtgtatatgactttttttttttcagacgaatacaattggagtcatattaaaaaaatgccctggctcttccaagcattatataatggcagtgaatggggttTAAGATTTTGAAGTCAAATATAAGTGCataaaaaagtgtgtgttttttttttaagaagaatattaagatttaaaatatatatatactttcttttGTGACTATAATAGTAGCATTCTACATTCTAGTagcaaattacattttcatttttgggggtgaactgtCTCCAACAATTCCTTTAGAAACAGCATTCTGTAGCattctgcattttttattaaatcagtgACTAAGATTAAGATCACTCTGATGTGACCTACAAAGAAAACAGAAGTCTTGATGACATTCAGCTCTCCTTCACCTGTGACCTCCTTCTTCACCTCATGCCATCCCGTCAAACCTGTTTTCATGCAATCAGTTCTGACAGAAGATTGCCAAACCAGTACATGAACCCTGAAACAAATAaagaatgagtgagagagagagatgtcaaACCCTTAGGAGGCCCCATGCCTTCCTGTGATGAAGATGGATTTTTAGGGTTATTGCAAAATTCCTGCCGTGCCGGTGGGATTGTGCATATGCCGGAGAAGAAAGGGAGAATGGAAGGAGGGCGAGAGAAGACAGGAGAGAAAAGATTGGGAGGTAGCGACTCCCTTTTATGAAAGCTCCAGATTCTGTTCAAAAGTCAAGCAACCTGCAGAGATTCCAAACACATTATATAGCAAGAAGGAAGATGGAATGGAAAGCCAAAACATACAAAAGACGTTTAAAACTGCAGCTGAAAGTACAGTGCCTAAAGTAtcaaagacaaaatatatatcaaataagcTGGAGAGGGAAACCAAATGATGAATTACATGACTAAGATGAAACAGTAGAATAATTACAGTTTCAATAATTGGACCAAACTGAATGTCAGTTCATCTAAACAAATGGCAAACTCACACATTCATTCTCCTTACCATCCCTGCAGGAAAGTCGAGCTTAACATGTTTACATTTGGAACATGGTACCAGCTGGCAATTAGCTGGTAGAACTAAACTAGCTGGTCAAGCTGATTTTTGGAAAGTGATGCCTGGTCGACCAGCCAATGTCTAGCTTGGACCAGCTAATAAGTAGATATATTCCAAAACAAAGGAACATAACACAGTCAAACAGGCTTTTCCTATCAgatcagattaaaaataaaaccgaGTTAGAAACTATAATCACATGTTTTCCTAATAACCGAGCCATTGTCCTTCAACAGGAGGAGGTAACGAAGGGGCAGAGAAAAAAGATAAATGGTTGATGTGAGAAAAAGAGGTTCACAAAAGAAAACTCGGACAGAAAACAAGGATGAAAGATTGAGTGTACCTGCCAAACGAATGGTTGTTCATCTCCCTCAATAGACTGGCCTTTTAGCAGCCAGGACTCTTGTTGGAACACTAAATTATTCTTTGTACTCACAAACATACACATTGTTATATCAGCGGTGCAGAAGATAGCAAAGGCTTGGCCTAGGCCTTTGTTCACTAGAAAATCAAAGAGACTGTTGAACAAAAACCATAAaggaacacacacaaaataacacaaggACTTTCATTGAAAATGAAGGGGCACCACTTAAGctagcaattatttattttttgcacgtTTAGAAAGCTACTTATGTTTAGACAATGTAAGTTTAGTCATTGAAGTATCTCCAGGTTTGTGTGTGCTGGGCTTTGAAACGCTGGGTGGGCTGCACTAAGGACATATTTTGGGATGAGGTCTAAACTCTCTGAGATGAACTCATTAAGCAAACAGTGGAAAGAGTGAAACTGAGTGCAAGGCAGGTCAACAGAAATTCGGTCTGCTGAGCCACGGACCACATACATTGTTGGATGGTCTTAGAAAATGGTGAaggaaaataatgacaaaaagttTTTTAGCCACACAGTGAAACAACCTTCAATTATAGTGCAGAGATTCATTTTTTCATCTTAACTAAGGAGGGATCAGTAAAATATCAAAGACTCTAAAAACACTTACAAACTTTCTGCCACAGTATAAATATGTTACATTTGGCATAAAAATGCTGGCCATCACAAATGGAGGACTGCCCTTCAAGATAGGATGgtttttgttttctctgtgtAAGGATGAAGTTTCAAAGCCTCGACAAAAGCTTCATGTGTGCCATTTTCTGTTTGTAAGGAATTGTTCAAAAATGGTTTTGGTTCAGGACCcagattttacattttgcatggtTCAAAAACAATACCAAAATGGTTTAGCAAGGAGAACCATCTTAATATCAAACactgaaatgtttattattaatattaccatGATCTGCATAGGACAGGGGTTTGCAGCCTTGCTCCTGGAGGGCCTCAATCTGCTCCATTACTGAAAGCTTATAGTAGATGCCCTGAAAGCAAAACCTTGATTTGCTAtttcatgtgtgtttaattagggctgaagttaaactctgcaggactggacAGGACAGTAGTCTTCCAGGAGTAGGACTGGACAAACATGTCAAAGGCCTAATAATGTGCAAAATCATATATACAATACAAGACAATCTATAAAGTTTTAACATTgggcatctgttttttttttctctgttgcaGGATTAAGTCACAAAGGCTAGGCAGTGATCAACCATGCGGCCATTATCTCCACTGTCTCATCTCATTTTGTTTCACTTACTGTGTGGATCTCTGAGCAGCAGATGTCCTCAAGAGTGCATGTGCAACTCCAATGGTTTCAACTTCTGTGTCCAGCGGAACTTGAGCAACATGCCTCGTGGCCTGCCCTCGTCCACAAAGAACCTCTACATCTTTCAGAACAACATCAATACTTTGCAGCAGCAGGACTTTACAGAGCTTGGCGAGCTTAGAATGCTTGACTTGAGTCAGAATGCCCTCAGTGAAATCCCTGATGCTGTGTTCAGTCCACTCTCCTCTCTACACAACCTGGATCTCTCTTCAAACCAAATCACCCACATTTCCAAAGACAGCTTTGCTGGACTGGTCAACCTGGAAAGGCTCTATCTCTACAGTAACCACATTCAGAGCATTCACCCAGCTGCATTTGAGGGACTAGAGAACCTACTGGAACTGAAGCTACAGGGGAATCAGATTAGTGTATTGCCAGCTTTGCAACTGCCCAAGCTGCTCCACTTGGACCTTAGTTATAATAGTATCCCACCTATTGGACCTAAAGATTTACAGACACCACATCTTGAGTCTCTTAAAATAGCTGGACTGCGTCTGACCAGTCTGAATGAGGAGCTGCTAAGCAGCCTGATGAACCTACATGTTCTGGATGTTTCCCAGAACCTGCTTGTAGAGATTCAACCTACACTGAAGGCAATGGGGGGCCTACGAACCCTCAATTTAACTGGGAATCCCTTGAGATCAATAAAACCAGAAGACTTCCAAAATTTGGTTAATTTGCTAGAGCTTGACTTGAGCAACCTTAATTTGCAAGGCTTCCCCGAGGGCTTCTTCAACCTTTTCCCCAAACTTGAGAAGCTCACTGCAGCAGAAAACCCATTTAACTGCCTCTGCCCCCTGGCCTGGTTTCCAGCATGGGTAAAGGATGCTCAAATAGAACTGCTGAGAATGGAGGAGACTCGTTGCCACTTTCCACCAATAAACTCAGGAAAGTTTTTGGCAAGGTTGGAGCATAAAGATTTTGGCTGTCCCACTACGACCATTGAGTTGACAAGTGCAGGGACAAGCAGTACTACAAGCAAGCCCACAAACTCCACCACACCATCAGGCACCACGCACGTCATTCCCCCGGCGCCACCAAGTGAGATGCCCTCggcagacacagacagcttcCCTCTTTCCCAGACCACTGCCTTCTCCAGAGAAATCATAGAAGGTTCTGAAGAAGAGGACATTATATGCCCCTCCAATATTTGTCTAAATGGGGGAACGTGTATATTTGACTCAAATGGGGTGGTTGTTTGCCTGTGTCCACCTCCAATGTCAGGACCCTACTGTGAGATTCAAAATCCAAGCTTCTTCCCTCCACCTTCACCTAGAGTTTCTATCGAGACCATTGCTACAGTCCAGCCCAGCACAATCAGCTCCCTTCATATAACCAGCACTTCCATTTCATTAGACCTTCACCGTTACATCCACACACGACCACACATCCGAGGAATCCGTCTGACATACCGAAACTTGTCAGGCCCCGACCGACGGCCACTACAGCTGAATGTACCACCAACTTACCCTGAATACACACTTAGAGGGCTACAGCCAAATAGCACCTATTCTGTATGTGCTAGTCCTCTGGGAGAGCCTGTCCATGTCTCGGTTAGTGCCTGCATGGAGGCTCGCACAACAGGAATTCCACACTCCTCCCCCGTGCCAAGTTTTAACAGGACTGAACAGTCTTCCTCTCTCACACCCATCGTGGCAGCTGTGGCAGTGGTGATGGTAGTGGCCATCGTAGCTACTGTGGTGGTTATCCGGCGCAGAAGGAGATTGAAGGCTCCAGTAGATACGGACTTACATGAGACATCTCCTCTGGAGCTAGAGGGAGTAAAAACCAGTCCAGAGAATGGTCTGACACATCCGAAACCAAACGACATTACCCCTTGCCCATCTTTAGTGCAAAATACCTTGGAATACGAGACACCTTTAATACAAGGAAAGTGTCCAGCTAACAATAATGTAGCTTGTACAAAACCTTTGTATGTGTAAAAACCATATTGCGCTATTCATACCTCCAGCCCACAGAGGGCAATGTGCTCCATGACTCCTGCAGGCGGGTGCGATGCAGACACTAGATAAACTCTGGTGGGTTGGTGAAAATTTTAACGCATCCTAGCCAAACACTTTGACTGCCAGTATTTAAACCAGGTGCATTTGCCATCAACATTTTTCACAGATGCCTTAAAGTGCTTTTTATAACCATAAGTATCAGACTCTTATCAAGAATTTCTCTCTGAGAAGTGGTCAGACATTAATGAACACCGTGTTGATAGGCTGGAAAACAGGTTTCTTTAAAGGTAGCTCATTAATTGTGTAGCTGGATCTGGAAGTGGTAGACAGGAGTCAAACGGAGACTGGACGCctggactttttttttgtccagaaACAAATTGCACTGATCAGAGACATTGGGACTGTGCCTAAGAGGTGCCTAGAGAAGCTGAAAGTGATCAGCCTCTTAAAAGATGCTTCAAACAGGTTTTAAACATCCCTCTGTTCCTCTACCCCATCTATCCTGCACAGGAGATTATTTgctgtgagattaagaaaaaacaaacaaaaaacatgaagAGACTTTTCTTAAGCTGTCTAGTTTACGCCGTTATGTTAAATCTATGTCattatgttttttgtatttttaaaggaacagttcaccaaaaataaattCTGGTATTGACACCATCATGTCTTTCCAAAACTAAATGATTGTCTTTCATGgattaaaaaaacaactaaatgtggtagaaagaaaaacacatgagTTTGGATTGAGTTTATGAGGGTAAAAGAaaccaaaaatttaatttttgggtgaactttttctTTAAGTGCCATTTCTGTGTCCATTCTTGTGTTtagttgttgtgtttgttttgacTTGTAAACATGAGATTGTAGCAAACATTCTTTCTTCTCTCACTTGAGTGCAACAAGTTAAAATGCCTTTACTTCTAAATGAAAACGAACTCACTTTACACGAGCGAAGTCTTCATCCTGCATCTGACAAAGACACACTTTGCAAGACTATAAACACCCGGAGTCATTTTTGACCTCAAACAGATTCCACTCATTAACAAACACACTAGTACTATATAAGGATATGGATAACAAATACTTTtaacaaagctgttttttttttttttttttttcgtacccGCTTTCTAAAAATGTCCTGTACTCATGCTTCACAGGCCCCAAACACAAACTAGGGAAAGTCTTAAAagccaggttttttttaattCGTTGCCAAGCTGAATGCAGATGGCTTTGCTCATTTGTTTCAACCAGACTATGAAAATTAACAAAAGCATACTATGGTACAGTGATGGTATCAGGTgctaataccatggtactttcaTATATACCAGAGTACtgaatgatttaaaaatactatGCCAAAAAACGTGTTTACTTCAGAAAAGAATATAACAAGACCCAATGAGACTGATAGTTTTTCTCTGTGAAAGTGCGAATGTGTTTAAGCCAAAAGTGTCAATGTGGAATTGCAAGTTTATGAGCATTATCAGTGCAGTAAAGTTGTGTTAAGAGAAATGGAGCCAGTAATCTAATCCAAAGTGAGGAAAGGTCAACTGTCAAATTCTCCCTACTCTCAGCAGCCCCTTTTTTAGCCCTGCACCACATATTTTTGACCGTATACAGTATGTGCGTTGAAGATGTCAGCGTCTAGCACATCGAAACGTTTGAACTGGAAAGAGCAACTGCTTTACACAGCATGAGGggcttttaaatatttgaaacattttcaaaaccGCTTTCAAGTCCCATGCTTGCTTTGGGATGCTTGttgtttctctcttttgttgtgcACATAGCCAAGtctccttttctctttttttggatgTAAAATGTGTAGTCTTTGGAAGAAAAATGTGACATCTGTtgagaaaataaaatggaaaaccaCTCTTCTGTGACTGTTATTCCCTACCAAAATGTTATGCTTGTACTCTGTAATTAAAACAGCATGTCCACAGAGATtgaatttaatcaaatttttatGATCTGTTCTGGATTTTGAGGTTTAATCCTATATTTTGGGACTTTAGTTTAAATCAGCACCAACAATTTAAGTTCCTTTCAggatttatctaaatatttttttgcgTAATTCATCTTCAACATTCAATATTTTCTAATATAGTGTTGTATGTTTCTTCATTAAATGGCACtttagaataaattattttgagtctacatttacaaatattacaaatatcaacaatcaaacaaacacaaatagcaatcaatatattcatattaattaatcatcaacaatataattaattaattgaatttaatacaattaaaatatttaaaaataaacataatatttacaaatactgtaaaaatgtgaGGTTTAATTAGTTCATGATAGATTTGTTAACTAATCTTAATAAATTGAACTTCATAGCAAACAAATTTCAGCTCAACatgatttttaatgtcttttctagtgctgtcaaacgattaatcgcgattaattgcattcaaaataaaaaagaattttcctaatattttcaaaatatgtaaagTATGTGTgcgcatttttatataaataataaataaacacaatacacaaacacattatgtaaacaaaatatatatatatatatatatatatatattgcatgtgattaattgcgattaatcgtttgacagcacttttattttctttttgtttatttggtaAATGGATGTAAAAAGTGTGATTATATACAACCAAGAGGgtttaaatggcaaaaaaaaaaacttcccctCTTCGCTTCACTACACTCCTTTACATTGAGGTCCTAATCACCCTGTCAGGGTTTGTTTTGTCATAATGaccagcaaaaaaaaagcaacaagagGAAAAACACAGCTAATGGGCTCCATGTCGTTTTGCTCATGCCTAAAAATGAAGGAATGAAGTAATTAAACAAGCAGGCATTGAAATGCTCCTTCCAGAAACGCAGTGTATTGTGTGTTATGGCAGAATTACAATGTTTCAATAAGATTTTAGCAAGAGTTTAAACATCAGAGAAGAAGCTGAATCCAAGACCAAGAGTCTGAGATGAAATAAAGACAAAGACAATAATGTTTCTGGAGCAGAACATGCGGTTCATTCGTAGACACTTGTGTGGATGGATGTCACAGCACACTGCGAAACTGTCCCAACGGACGCTATTCAACGTGAGCcttaaatcacttaaaaaaactaaacgcAGCAGCGCGTATAATGTGGTTCCCATTATACAGCGCTCAGTTGGGGAAACGGGAAAAGATGgaggaattttatttatttgaaaaagctggCACTGATAATTCAGGGTCAGGGTTGCAGGGGGTCACGATGTGGAGGAAGGTAGAAAAGAGGAGGTGCGTGGAGTGTAAAGAGGTATGGGGAGCTGGGGGATGGATGAAATTTGAGTTGAGACTGATGGCTGGGTCTGATAATGGCTGAAACGGGCCCCTCGTTCAGCGGCCCCCTCCTGCACTCATATACAGGTCAGCGCTGGCAGATATACAGCATCAAACTCTTCACTTCTCAGAGTCAATCTGAGGTTGGAGGGGGAAAGAGAGCGAGGAAGATGAAAACGTTGAATGAATCAGGCTGCGTGGACCATTAACTGTAAAGACAGATAAGATAAAATTGACTTAAATGCTAAATTGCCGGTGACTATCAAAGACACAACAACAGTATATGAAAAACAGCTTTAGCAAAGCTTGATGGAGCTAAAGACGGACGGAGCAATATTCCTGTGAGCTTCAGATGACCTGAGTTTGAGTCCCAATTTTAGGTCCTTTGCCTGTCATTTTCAAATTTCTTCTCCCTGGTGTTTCATTTCTCACCTACACTGTCCAATcttaataaatgtgtaataaatatcCATCCCATAACACTAAATCGGACATTTCTGTGAATAGTGTGATTTTTAGTAAAATGCGCTCATgaatcagggttattattgttaactaaaaccataaactgaaagatatatatatatatatatatatatatatatatatatatatatattactgaataCACCAAGAATAATAACTATTCTGATAACTttattagtgtccacaccaatGCATGTTAACTTTGTTTATTATCCTGTTTATTATAAGTGTATGCTGAAATtttgtctgccactttaaatggtCAAGATCTTTAAGATCTTCAAGatctttctgattattattatttttttttttcaatataattttaGCATTCATCAGCAGGGAAatttgttctgaaagtgattctataaatatatttcctCCGTGTTGTTTTTGTGGGTCAGACGTTTAGCAGAAATGACGCCGCaggcatgcttttttttttttttttttttacaatgagcTTGGGTTGGTTGGGAACAGTTGTTATGGTAGAGATGGTCAAGTAATGGTCAGTTTTCAAGGAATTGCTTACCAATATGTATGATAAAGTTTACATGGAAATGACCCCTGAGAACTCCACCCAGGGGTTTGATTCCTCCACCTAAAAAAGCAGTCAAACCTCTAAAGGTAGATGAAGATGAACTGTTTTAACTAGCAGGGCTATGTACATCTGTTATGATAATGTATTAAGATAAGAAAGGCTAAGAGTGCTTAGTCCAGCAGCACTCCTATAACTGATGACAGCTCTGAACAGGCCAAGATTGCAACACACAAAGATGCTTACAGTAAAGACAGAACTACACAGtgcaaaaaataagaataataataagagttTGCAAAACAACTAAAAGcccaacaaaaataaatgaaaacgaaaaaacatttgaacaaactTTAAAGTAAATTTCTGAATATGGGATGGCATGGGATACATTAGCATTGAAGTTCTGTAATTGCTGCAAAAGGTGCACaacaaatattaaagttaaaagtggATAAAAACAGTACGACTCTGATATTTGTTGTGCTCAGAATAACCATCCGCatgtttttaaattgcaaaatcCAAAATGCAAAACTAATTAGGAACAAGCTATGTATGtatcaaattaataatatataataaaaactatatatgcaTACCCAGTGTTGGGGGAAACgcaatatacagtacagtacgtaatcagtaactagtaaagtaactcCTTACTATTTaaattgagttactttttcaaataagtaacatgTTACGCATTTATCCACTGATAGCTCTTCTGCCTCCATATTGAGAGAAATTGGGAGAGGCCCTTCTTTCAGGTTGaggcttattcatttcacttttggtgtgaatgGTCTTTACAGTTGGCAAAACTACAACTTTTGggatttttgttattaaatacaaataaccTAGCCCAGTTCAGGTTGTAAAAAGTATGCAAAAGTAAcctaatgcattactttccataaaaagcaaCTGAcacaataaattactttttttccatgGAGTAACacaataatgtaatgcaatactTTTAAATGTAGCATTCCTCAAGAAGATATTTTAAtaggaataaaaaaacaaatatatatatatatatatatatatatatatatatatatatatatatatatatatatatatatttatttatttatttatttttacagtacaaatatctacacattattaaattaagttatattgagaagaaaaatgactttagatctttagtcttgttttctaaaatgtaaatatgtatcaaaattaaatgactttgtgcttaaaacaagaaatctGTCAGTCAGCTAAaggaaaatactaaaaactacatttataaagaaaacaagttttttttcttccaaccCACTTACAAATATATTGCTTGTTTTAAGCACAAACTTACTTAATTATGATATATGTTTTAGAAAACAAGAATTGGTATGGTTCAAAGTATGTTTCacctaaaaattacaaatctctTATTACTCACCccaaatgttgttccaaacctgtatgagtgtcTTTCTTCTGCTGAGCACAAATATTTGGAATAATGTTGGCAGCCacttgatggtagccattgacttccatagtacttTCTTCCATACTATGTAAGTCAGTGGCTATGTAGTATATAGTTTGATAATTATAATCGATATAATTGATAATCGGTTTGAACCAACTTACGGGaaagaaaatcattcatttttgggtgaaaattacctttaaaatctTTCAAAACTTTACTTATCAAGTAAATGTACCTTGATTGAAGAATGttcagatatttgtactggaaaacaagacaaaatactgagTAAGTAAATCCTATTTTGTGGTGCAGTGATATTCATTATaaatgatatttattaatatacacacCACTGCGCACACCTTCATTTCTCCCTGACCAGGATGGACAAAGACTCTGTAACACACATTACTGCCTCAGGGCGTATACCCCCGCCTTCGCTGCCCACATCTGACCTTTAACCTCCTGGAATAAGGTGCGCTGCTGAGGCACGTCCGGGATATTCTCATGCACACATGCCAGGGAATGCCGTGGTTTTTAGGCACAAGTTTACTTGTTCCTGCAACCGCAACACTTTCCATCTCTATCGTAGCTGCTCCAGGCCTCTTGGCTTCTTTATATGAGGTTCAATTTAGCTACAAAATGGCCACCCACAAAATAAACCCTCTTTTATGGGCGCTAGTCAAGAGCAATATAACGCAGGTTAAGACATGCtcgggggaggggggggggcgtGCAGTGTCGTTACTGTCACGGTCGGTATGCCAATGACAAACACTCTCTGACAAGCAGATGGGTGCCACATGATGTAAACAGCTACCTAACACAAAAACAGAGATTTTCTCAGATTTGCAAAAATTATAGTCTTGGAAGCTCTAAGCACGACAGACCATTCAGTCATGTTTTGCGtccgtttttttaatttttattttcttctcttaAGAAAAAAGCAGTGTTCAGATGTTGACTTCTGTATATATCTCGAATATtgttcaatataaaataattatacgtgttttatttattttcacgcAAGTTTAAAAATAGATTGCAAGTAAATGTAAATTGATCATTCATTAGGGTGAGGCCGGTAAAAATGTTAGCAGAGCAACATTCTGAAATATCTGAAATATCTGAAATATCGGAGTCCTGTGTCAAGAGTCAAAATAATCAGGGTCAgtcaaataaacaatatacacAGTGTAGCAGTTTGGAGATTAAGGATGCTTTTACACCGTTTACTactaaaaatggaaaacattttatgtattttggctgttcaattacacacacaaacgtgTTTTGGGGGCCTGAAGACTCAAACTTTGAAAACGGGTTTCAAATTACAGATTTTTAGAAAATGATATATCATCATCTTTATGATGTGTGCGCATAA
This DNA window, taken from Carassius auratus strain Wakin chromosome 22, ASM336829v1, whole genome shotgun sequence, encodes the following:
- the LOC113039940 gene encoding vasorin-like, giving the protein MRPLSPLSHLILFHLLCGSLSSRCPQECMCNSNGFNFCVQRNLSNMPRGLPSSTKNLYIFQNNINTLQQQDFTELGELRMLDLSQNALSEIPDAVFSPLSSLHNLDLSSNQITHISKDSFAGLVNLERLYLYSNHIQSIHPAAFEGLENLLELKLQGNQISVLPALQLPKLLHLDLSYNSIPPIGPKDLQTPHLESLKIAGLRLTSLNEELLSSLMNLHVLDVSQNLLVEIQPTLKAMGGLRTLNLTGNPLRSIKPEDFQNLVNLLELDLSNLNLQGFPEGFFNLFPKLEKLTAAENPFNCLCPLAWFPAWVKDAQIELLRMEETRCHFPPINSGKFLARLEHKDFGCPTTTIELTSAGTSSTTSKPTNSTTPSGTTHVIPPAPPSEMPSADTDSFPLSQTTAFSREIIEGSEEEDIICPSNICLNGGTCIFDSNGVVVCLCPPPMSGPYCEIQNPSFFPPPSPRVSIETIATVQPSTISSLHITSTSISLDLHRYIHTRPHIRGIRLTYRNLSGPDRRPLQLNVPPTYPEYTLRGLQPNSTYSVCASPLGEPVHVSVSACMEARTTGIPHSSPVPSFNRTEQSSSLTPIVAAVAVVMVVAIVATVVVIRRRRRLKAPVDTDLHETSPLELEGVKTSPENGLTHPKPNDITPCPSLVQNTLEYETPLIQGKCPANNNVACTKPLYV